From the genome of Variovorax sp. RA8, one region includes:
- a CDS encoding ATP-grasp domain-containing protein yields MKTQAPRYVLILGGEFPLRERVLAGALRASGGLPIYTLAGTRTSTTIKFFDGYIVGDVSDPQGVLRAVQQHELEHDATPAAVIPMNDFTVRSALAVSQRYGLHHNSAETVHNCRDKFLMKQVLAGAGLPVPRFGAFLSFEELQRLAGEIGFPLVIKPRELAGSVGVIKVSNPAELRRAYEQCIADIKVLNGACMTTEDVFQAEEYIPAMNEVSVEIANHGHTHRVLGVTDKYLGAEPYFVETGHSVPSVHTGNEELVRIAERACEALGIRYGIAHFEARITPAGVIRIMEVGARTGGDAIMDLVERTYGFNPYEIHVGSYLGKPLDLPAGSLVSRGLAAVSFLKADEGVIQSVKMPRSLPHTIVNMQVTGKPNDVSERPISCRSREGSVEFFWKGRNPEQGFREHLDIARRMASEIFSVRPAARAGTTVAFEEEGSV; encoded by the coding sequence ATGAAGACCCAGGCCCCGCGCTACGTTCTCATCCTGGGCGGCGAATTTCCGCTGCGCGAACGTGTTCTGGCAGGCGCGCTGAGGGCGTCCGGCGGCCTGCCCATCTACACGCTCGCCGGGACGCGCACCTCGACCACGATCAAGTTCTTCGACGGCTACATCGTCGGCGACGTGTCCGATCCGCAAGGCGTGCTCAGAGCGGTGCAGCAGCACGAGCTGGAGCACGACGCGACGCCGGCGGCCGTCATCCCGATGAACGACTTCACGGTGCGCAGCGCGCTGGCGGTGTCGCAGCGCTACGGACTGCACCACAACTCGGCGGAAACGGTTCACAACTGCCGCGACAAGTTCCTGATGAAGCAGGTCCTCGCAGGCGCGGGCCTGCCGGTGCCGCGCTTCGGCGCCTTCCTGAGCTTCGAGGAACTGCAGCGGCTGGCCGGCGAGATCGGCTTTCCATTGGTCATCAAGCCGCGCGAACTGGCCGGCAGCGTGGGCGTGATCAAGGTGTCGAACCCGGCCGAGCTGCGCAGAGCCTACGAGCAATGCATCGCCGACATCAAGGTGCTCAACGGCGCCTGCATGACGACCGAAGACGTGTTCCAGGCCGAGGAGTACATCCCTGCGATGAACGAGGTCAGCGTGGAGATCGCCAACCATGGCCACACCCACCGCGTGCTGGGCGTGACCGACAAGTACCTGGGCGCAGAACCCTACTTCGTGGAGACCGGCCACTCGGTGCCCTCGGTGCACACCGGCAACGAGGAGCTGGTGCGGATCGCCGAGCGCGCCTGCGAGGCGCTGGGCATCCGCTACGGCATCGCGCACTTCGAGGCCCGCATCACGCCGGCTGGCGTGATTCGCATCATGGAGGTGGGGGCGCGTACCGGCGGCGACGCCATCATGGACCTCGTGGAGCGTACCTACGGCTTCAACCCGTACGAGATCCACGTCGGCTCGTATCTTGGCAAGCCGCTGGACCTGCCGGCCGGATCGCTGGTCTCGCGCGGACTGGCCGCGGTGTCGTTCCTGAAGGCCGACGAAGGTGTCATCCAGAGCGTGAAGATGCCCAGGTCGCTGCCCCACACCATCGTCAACATGCAGGTCACCGGCAAGCCCAACGACGTGTCGGAGCGGCCGATCTCGTGCCGCTCGCGTGAAGGCTCGGTCGAGTTCTTCTGGAAAGGCCGCAACCCGGAACAGGGATTCCGCGAACACCTGGACATCGCCAGGCGCATGGCCTCCGAGATCTTCAGCGTACGCCCGGCCGCGCGCGCCGGCACGACCGTCGCGTTCGAGGAAGAAGGAAGCGTCTGA